CACGCAGCGCACCAGGAACCACAGGTCGGCGCGGTCCGCGAAGGCGGCGAGGCCCTGCCTGCCGGTGGTGAGGAACACCCTGCCGCCCAGCCGGGGCAGCGCGGTGGCCGCGGCCGCCAGCGAGTCCACCCAGTGCCAGTCCGCACCAGGGGACTCCGGCCACCCCGGCCGTTCCAGGCGCAGCAGCGGAACCCCGGCCGCGCGGGTGCCTGCCAGCGCCGAGGCGCTGATCCGCTCGGCGAACGGATGTGTGGCGTCCACCACCGCGTCCACCGCGTGCTCGGTCAGCCACGCCGCAAGGCCCTCCGGACCACCGAACCCGCCGACCCGCACCTCGCCTGCAGGCAACCGTGGCCGTGCCACCCGTCCGGCCAGCGAGGATGTCACCGCCACCCCGCGCTCGAGAAGCGCGGCCGCCAGCTCCCGCGCCTCGGCGGTACCGCCGAGAATCAGTACCCGCCGCATGGCCTAGACCGGCCCCGGCTGGTCGCGGCGTTCCCTGCCCGCCGAGTACAGGAAGCTGTCCGGGAAGTTCTCCGCCGCGAGCACGGGCCCGACGAAGACCGTGGCGGCGCGGGTGATCCCGGCGGTCCGCACCTGCACCGCGATCTCATCGAGCCTGCCGCGCAGCACTCGCTCGGCAGGCTGGCTGGCCTGCGCCACCACGGCCACCGGGCAGTCCGGCCCGTAGTGCGGCAGCAGCTGCTCGACCACCTGCTCGATCCGGTTGATCGCCAGGTGCACGGCGAGGGTGGTCCCGCTGGCGGCGAAGGTGGCCAGGTCCTCACCATCCGGCATCGCGGTGGAGCGCGCCTGCGCCCTGGTCAGGATCAGGCTCTGGGCCACGGTCGGCACGGTCAGCTCCCGCTTGAGCACGGCGGCGGCCGCCGCGAACGCGGGCACCCCCGGGGTCACCTCGTAGGGCACCCCCGCCGCGTCCAGGCGGCGCATCTGCTCGGCCACCGCGCTGTACACGGAAGGGTCCCCGGAGCACAGCCTGGCCACATCCGCGCCACGGGCATGCGCGCCGGTCAGCTCGGCCAGGATCTGGTCCAGGGTGAGCTGGGCGGTGTCCACCAGCCGCGCCCCCTCCGGGCAGTGCGCGAGCAGGTCGGTGGGGGTCAGGCTGCCAGGGTAGAGACAGACCTGGCAGCGGGCCAGCAGGTCCCGCCCGCGCACGGTGATCAGGTCGGCGGCGCCCGGACCGGCGCCGATGAAGTGGACGGTCATGGTTTGCGCACGCTCCACTGGGTCACGGCGCGCGCCGGGGTCCAGCCGCTGAGGCCACCCAGTGGCGCCGCCTGCTCGATCGAGATCCGGACCAGCTCCCCGCCCCGCTCGGTGTACCCGGCCGCCAGCGCCTGCTCGGCCTGCAGGGTCACCCCGTTGGCGACCAGCCGCCCACCCGGCCGCAGCGCCGCCCAGCAGGTCTCCAGCAGGCCGGGCGTGCTCACTCCGCCGCCGAGGAACACCGCGTCCGGCGGGGCCAGCCCGGTCAGCGCCTCCGGTGCGGCGCCGGTGACCACCTCGATATCCGGCACGCCGAGTGCGCGGCTGTTGCGGCCGATCCGCTCGGCCCGTGCGGGGTCGCGCTCCACCGCGATCGCCCGGTTCGCCGGATGCGCCCGGCACCATTCGATCGCGATGCTGCCCGCACCCGCGCCAACGTCCCACAGCAGCTCCCCTGGCCGCGGGGCAAGCCGGGCCAGGCTGCTCGCCCGCAGGTCCCGCTTGGTGAGCTGGCCGTCGTGCT
The sequence above is drawn from the Amycolatopsis aidingensis genome and encodes:
- a CDS encoding cobalt-precorrin-6A reductase, which codes for MRRVLILGGTAEARELAAALLERGVAVTSSLAGRVARPRLPAGEVRVGGFGGPEGLAAWLTEHAVDAVVDATHPFAERISASALAGTRAAGVPLLRLERPGWPESPGADWHWVDSLAAAATALPRLGGRVFLTTGRQGLAAFADRADLWFLVRCVDPPQPPLPPACEVLLDRGPYTVAGETALMREHRIEVLVTKDSGGSLTSAKLTAAADLGLPVVIVRRPARQEVRIVREVAAALEWVLG
- the cobM gene encoding precorrin-4 C(11)-methyltransferase, coding for MTVHFIGAGPGAADLITVRGRDLLARCQVCLYPGSLTPTDLLAHCPEGARLVDTAQLTLDQILAELTGAHARGADVARLCSGDPSVYSAVAEQMRRLDAAGVPYEVTPGVPAFAAAAAVLKRELTVPTVAQSLILTRAQARSTAMPDGEDLATFAASGTTLAVHLAINRIEQVVEQLLPHYGPDCPVAVVAQASQPAERVLRGRLDEIAVQVRTAGITRAATVFVGPVLAAENFPDSFLYSAGRERRDQPGPV